In Flavobacterium sp. CBA20B-1, one DNA window encodes the following:
- a CDS encoding YeeE/YedE family protein, which yields MEWILEPWPWYVSGPLIALTMFALLYVGKNFGMSSNLRTLCTMCGADKTCDFFCFDWKNQRWNLLVMLGAVIGGFVAANYLSENQTPNIHPQTIEQLQQMGIKSAGTSYVPTELFGSEALSNPKTLAILLIGGVLVGFGARYAGGCTSGHSISGISNLQLPSLIATIGFFIGGLLMVHIIFPFIF from the coding sequence ATGGAATGGATTTTAGAACCTTGGCCGTGGTATGTAAGTGGTCCTTTAATTGCTTTAACCATGTTTGCTTTGCTGTATGTGGGTAAAAACTTTGGAATGTCATCAAACCTTCGAACACTTTGCACCATGTGTGGAGCCGACAAAACATGTGATTTCTTTTGCTTTGACTGGAAAAATCAACGTTGGAATTTATTGGTAATGCTAGGTGCTGTTATCGGCGGTTTTGTCGCTGCTAATTATCTTTCTGAAAATCAAACACCTAACATTCATCCACAAACCATCGAGCAATTACAGCAAATGGGGATAAAAAGTGCTGGTACCTCATACGTGCCTACCGAACTTTTTGGTTCAGAAGCATTATCCAACCCAAAAACATTGGCAATATTGCTTATTGGTGGTGTTTTAGTAGGTTTTGGAGCTCGCTATGCAGGCGGTTGCACTTCTGGTCATTCTATTTCGGGCATCAGTAATTTACAACTGCCTTCATTAATAGCTACCATTGGATTTTTTATTGGCGGATTGCTTATGGTACATATCATTTTTCCGTTTATTTTTTAA
- a CDS encoding YeeE/YedE family protein: MKNVIYLIIGTFFGIVMYKSEAASWFRIYEMFNFQSIHMYGLMGSALAVGIVLVQYIKSKKIKDITGNQITIADKEKSIARYLIGGILFGLGWALAGACPGPMFVLTGAGYFPILIVILGAVLGTWFYGLLKNKLPH; this comes from the coding sequence ATGAAAAATGTAATCTATTTAATCATCGGAACTTTCTTTGGAATTGTAATGTATAAATCCGAAGCTGCCTCATGGTTTAGAATATACGAAATGTTTAACTTTCAATCCATCCATATGTATGGGCTCATGGGCAGTGCTTTAGCTGTGGGAATTGTGCTTGTTCAGTACATTAAATCCAAAAAAATAAAAGATATTACTGGAAATCAAATCACTATTGCCGATAAAGAAAAAAGCATCGCTCGTTATTTAATTGGTGGGATTTTGTTTGGTTTGGGATGGGCGTTAGCTGGTGCTTGTCCCGGGCCGATGTTTGTTTTAACAGGTGCTGGATATTTTCCAATTTTAATTGTAATTTTAGGTGCAGTATTGGGCACATGGTTTTATGGTTTATTAAAAAACAAACTGCCTCATTAA
- a CDS encoding Crp/Fnr family transcriptional regulator, with product MEDVIKETYGNVFEKDLLDEIVSVAQLVEFNEGDVLIDIGKYIKTMPLLIRGAIKIMREDFDTGELLLYFIEKGDTCSMTLNCCLGDKKSEIRAVAENNGMVAMIPVNKMEEWLAKYKSWRAYVFESYNNRFNEMLAAIDNIAFMNMNERLLNYLHEKSKINQSNIISKTHQEIAYELNSSRVVVSRLLKALENEGHIKLNRNTIELIK from the coding sequence ATGGAAGATGTTATAAAAGAAACCTACGGAAATGTTTTTGAAAAGGATTTATTAGATGAAATTGTGTCGGTTGCGCAATTAGTGGAATTTAACGAAGGTGATGTATTGATTGATATTGGCAAATACATTAAAACCATGCCGCTTTTAATTCGGGGTGCCATTAAAATTATGCGCGAAGATTTCGATACCGGCGAGCTTCTCTTGTATTTTATTGAAAAAGGCGACACGTGTTCCATGACGTTAAACTGTTGCTTGGGCGATAAAAAAAGTGAAATTAGAGCAGTAGCCGAAAACAACGGTATGGTGGCAATGATTCCTGTAAACAAAATGGAAGAATGGCTGGCAAAATACAAAAGTTGGCGCGCGTATGTTTTTGAAAGCTACAACAACCGTTTCAATGAAATGTTGGCTGCCATAGACAATATTGCTTTTATGAATATGAACGAACGTTTACTGAATTATCTGCATGAAAAAAGCAAAATAAACCAATCGAATATTATTTCAAAAACACATCAAGAAATTGCTTATGAATTAAACAGTTCGCGCGTGGTGGTTTCAAGGTTGTTAAAAGCTTTGGAAAACGAAGGACACATTAAACTTAACAGAAACACCATTGAATTAATAAAATAA
- a CDS encoding CFI-box-CTERM domain-containing protein, whose product MLAKIKNIISDLNYEKHLQLIFSDIDIYSEKSSKPIFNKFNVFKVLISVLGEQIRVTLTIDNHVYADYGTNMINMEYEKDEITIKKMIYQRPSHNTCNVTITDKFIRFEQQIRNKPATMQTLFQFENIVITLFECKSMKIVPYKVDSYIDYNVKSTSVPQQKACYIATLAYEDINHPQVEYLRKYRDNTLNKTILGKEFIKFYYKNSPKLVYKIKSFKKMNVLIKYCLNTFIYIHSQINKNL is encoded by the coding sequence ATGTTAGCAAAAATAAAAAACATAATAAGTGATCTGAATTACGAAAAACATCTTCAGCTAATATTTAGTGATATAGATATTTATTCAGAAAAAAGCAGCAAACCGATCTTTAATAAATTTAACGTTTTTAAAGTATTGATTTCTGTTTTGGGAGAACAGATAAGAGTAACTCTTACAATTGACAATCATGTATATGCAGATTATGGAACAAACATGATTAATATGGAATATGAGAAAGATGAAATCACAATTAAAAAGATGATTTATCAAAGACCTTCTCACAATACTTGTAATGTCACTATAACAGACAAATTCATTAGATTTGAACAACAAATTAGGAATAAACCTGCTACAATGCAGACACTATTTCAATTTGAAAATATTGTCATTACACTTTTTGAATGTAAATCAATGAAAATTGTACCTTATAAAGTTGATAGTTACATAGATTACAATGTAAAATCAACATCTGTTCCACAACAAAAAGCATGTTATATAGCAACCCTCGCTTATGAAGATATAAACCATCCTCAAGTAGAGTACTTAAGAAAATACAGAGATAATACTCTAAATAAAACAATCCTCGGCAAGGAATTTATTAAGTTTTATTACAAAAATTCACCAAAGTTAGTTTATAAAATAAAGTCTTTTAAAAAGATGAACGTACTAATCAAGTATTGTTTAAATACATTTATTTATATACATTCACAAATCAATAAAAATCTATAA